A genome region from Trachemys scripta elegans isolate TJP31775 chromosome 2, CAS_Tse_1.0, whole genome shotgun sequence includes the following:
- the POGK gene encoding pogo transposable element with KRAB domain: MPRSKKKCPTRCASFPELEKDLNNWVVECRQNGHIVTRTGIRLRALQMSKDDKYKSVKPSMFVASAGWCTRFMNRHGLCLCQRTKIAQKLPRDLEEKIESFQRFIIKYRKEYAFELSQIGNMGETPMTFDLPSNRTVTGVGKRTVLSCLANGSKLPPVVIFKRRTLPKNMQFPAGVIIRAHEKGWMDENGTIEWLEKVWNKRPGAFFKKPAMLVWDMFRAHKTDEVKNVAKNMKTTLAVIPGGLTSVLQPLDVCLNKPFKDRLRKMWSEWMCSGMAKLTKGGNLMKPEINLVAQWIKDAWVSIPSEMVEKSFRKCCISNALDGSEDDAIFDDTTEAADEKESESEDDAANIYDDNAGAAVTEAEFNELFGESETDSDFEGF; this comes from the exons atgccaagaagcaagaaaaaatgtccaacGAGGTGCGCTTCATTTCCTGAGCTAGAGAAAGATCTCAATAATTGGGTTGTTGAATGTCGACAAAATGGGCACATTGTCACTAGAACTGGAATTCGTCTGCGTGCTCTGCAAATGTCGAAAGACGACAAATACAAGTCAGTAAAGCCGTCAATGTTTGTCGCATCAGCGGGTTGGTGTACTCGCTTCATGAACCGTCATGGTCTCTGTCTTTGTCAGCGAACAAAGATAGCGCAAAAGCTGCCGAGGGATCTGGAAGAAAAAATTGAATctttccaaaggtttattataaaatatcggaaggaatatgcatttgaactgtcacaaataggaaatatggGTGAAACACCAATGACATTCGATCTCCCGAGCAACAGAACGGTAACCGGTGTTGGTAAAagaaca GTTTTATCGTGTTTGGCAAATGGATCAAAGCTCCCtcctgttgttatttttaaaagaagaaccTTGCCTAAAAACATGCAATTTCCTGCTGGTGTCATCATACGTGCACACgaaaagggatggatggatgaaaatGGGACTATtgaatggctggaaaaagtgtggaataagAGACCAGGAGCATTTTTCAAGAAACCGGCTATGCTCGTTTGGGACATGTTCAGGGCACACAAGACTGATGAGgtgaaaaatgtggccaaaaatatgaaaactacttTGGCTGTAATACCTGGAGGCTTAACTTCAGTTCTACAACCGCTTGATGTCTGCCTGAACAAACCCTTTAAAGACAGGCTACGCAAAATGTGGTCTGAATGGATGTGCTCAGGCATGGCAAAGTTGACAAAAGGCGGAAATCTTATGAAGCCCGAAATCAATCTGGTCGCCCAGTGGATCAAGGACGCGTGGGTGTCCATTCCTTCGGAAATGGTagaaaaatcatttaggaaaTGCTGTATCAGCAATGCACTCGACGGGTCAGAAGATGATGCCATATTTGATGACACAACAGAGGCTGCTGATGAGAAGGAATCTGAGTCTGAAGATGACGCTGCCAACATCTACGATGACAATGCaggtgcagctgtgactgaagctgagtttaatgaactgtttggtgaatcagagactgattcagactttgaaggattttaa